One part of the Cyclobacteriaceae bacterium genome encodes these proteins:
- a CDS encoding outer membrane beta-barrel protein: MRFLIVLSLTLYCSILLAQNSEPIESINKGTRFIGGSFGFSSTKTEDSFHYTSISIGPGMGFYINDNLAVGGFISYNYDKHEQPNVNSTSTFSGAGLNVFLLKNYKLVNNVFFTLQPQLLLSSAKQDYSTPQPNDYSVFNFGLGISPGVMFFISKKFALQTSIGGVSYSYNRRKPENGGNSTSTNSFSLNGAFSMSNFAIRYFLW, translated from the coding sequence ATGAGATTTTTAATCGTTCTTTCGCTCACATTGTATTGTTCCATTTTACTCGCACAAAACTCCGAACCTATTGAGTCTATCAATAAGGGCACACGTTTCATCGGAGGGAGCTTTGGATTTTCATCTACAAAAACTGAAGACTCCTTTCATTACACCAGTATTTCCATTGGGCCAGGCATGGGCTTTTACATAAACGACAACCTGGCCGTTGGCGGATTTATAAGCTACAACTACGATAAGCACGAGCAACCGAATGTGAATTCAACATCAACATTCTCAGGTGCGGGCTTGAATGTCTTTCTCTTAAAAAATTATAAGCTTGTTAACAATGTATTTTTTACCCTTCAGCCCCAACTATTGCTAAGCTCCGCCAAGCAGGATTATTCAACCCCACAACCTAACGATTACTCGGTTTTTAATTTTGGGTTAGGGATAAGCCCTGGCGTAATGTTTTTTATAAGTAAAAAATTTGCCCTTCAAACTTCTATTGGTGGTGTGAGTTATTCCTACAACCGAAGAAAACCTGAAAATGGAGGAAACTCAACCTCAACAAACAGTTTTAGTTTAAATGGCGCATTTTCCATGTCCAATTTTGCCATACGGTATTTTTTATGGTAA
- the der gene encoding ribosome biogenesis GTPase Der → MANIVAIVGRPNVGKSTLFNRLIEKRQAIMDDMPGVTRDRHYGYAEWTGHYFTVIDTGGYVTGSEDKFETEIRKQVAMALEEASAVIFVVDCKDGLTGFDKDFANVIRASKKPVFIAANKADTPDKSVYAAEFYELALGEVYPISAENGSGTGELLDELVKVFPSEGVEDPNAGIPKISILGRPNVGKSSLLNALLGTERSIVTDEAGTTRDAIHSHYKMYGQHFILIDTAGIRKKSKVREDVEFYSVLRSLRALEESDVCIVVLDAERKMESQDVNIISLAERQGKGIVIMVNKWDLVEKDSKTADAFRREILEKLAPIDYIPIIFASALNKQRIFQVVEKAVKVYENKTKKIPTSELNEVMLPEIERYPPPAIKGKFIQIKYITQVNARFPSIAFFCNHPQYIQPAYERYLENKIREHFDFEGVPVRLIFKKK, encoded by the coding sequence ATGGCAAACATAGTAGCAATAGTAGGGAGGCCCAACGTAGGCAAGTCAACCTTGTTTAACCGGTTGATTGAAAAACGGCAAGCCATTATGGACGATATGCCAGGCGTTACACGCGACAGGCACTATGGATATGCCGAATGGACAGGGCATTATTTTACCGTTATTGATACAGGGGGATATGTTACCGGCTCGGAAGATAAGTTTGAAACGGAGATCCGGAAGCAGGTAGCCATGGCCCTTGAAGAAGCCTCAGCGGTAATTTTTGTTGTTGATTGCAAAGATGGACTTACCGGATTTGATAAGGATTTTGCCAACGTTATCCGGGCCTCAAAAAAACCGGTTTTTATTGCTGCCAATAAAGCCGATACACCCGATAAATCCGTTTACGCTGCCGAGTTTTATGAACTGGCATTAGGCGAAGTCTACCCGATTTCTGCTGAAAACGGAAGCGGAACAGGCGAACTGCTGGACGAACTGGTTAAGGTTTTTCCCAGCGAAGGAGTGGAAGACCCGAATGCCGGTATACCGAAAATTTCCATTTTGGGCCGTCCAAATGTTGGCAAATCATCGTTACTGAATGCGCTACTGGGTACGGAAAGAAGTATAGTAACCGATGAAGCAGGCACCACCCGCGATGCCATACACAGCCATTATAAAATGTACGGGCAGCACTTTATCCTTATCGACACGGCCGGTATCCGAAAAAAAAGTAAAGTGCGTGAAGACGTTGAGTTCTATTCTGTATTACGATCATTGCGTGCACTTGAAGAGAGTGATGTGTGTATTGTGGTGCTGGATGCGGAGCGCAAAATGGAATCGCAGGATGTTAATATTATAAGCCTGGCCGAAAGGCAAGGAAAAGGAATTGTGATAATGGTTAACAAATGGGATTTGGTTGAAAAGGATTCCAAAACCGCTGATGCCTTCAGGCGCGAAATCCTGGAAAAACTTGCCCCTATTGACTATATCCCAATCATATTTGCCTCTGCCCTTAATAAACAACGCATTTTCCAGGTGGTGGAAAAGGCTGTAAAAGTTTATGAAAACAAAACAAAGAAAATCCCCACTTCTGAACTTAATGAAGTAATGCTACCGGAAATTGAGCGTTACCCGCCACCGGCCATAAAAGGTAAATTCATCCAAATAAAGTACATCACCCAAGTAAACGCCCGATTTCCATCGATTGCATTCTTTTGTAATCACCCCCAGTATATCCAGCCCGCTTACGAACGTTATTTAGAAAATAAAATTCGTGAGCATTTTGATTTTGAAGGTGTACCGGTGCGTTTAATCTTCAAGAAAAAATAA
- a CDS encoding N-acetylglucosamine kinase, translated as MILIADSGASKTDWRMLGPNGQVEQAQSIGYNPYYQPIDQFDKEVREVLVPQVKHPVKKIFYYGTGCSSDKNRKMIRTALERYFPDAHIEVWHDLLAAARALCGEGPGIACILGTGSNSCYYDGVRIVENVTSLGYVLGDEGSGAWMGKRIIADYLRKDLPEKLWDHFKKRFPMDKDEILSRVYSQEMPSRFLGSFSHFIFQHLKEPYCYKLVYDGFGEFMENNVMRYEKYSELKVHFVGSVAFYFSDVLRQVANDKGITLKNILESPIAGLALYHNKDIV; from the coding sequence ATGATTTTAATTGCCGATAGCGGGGCTTCCAAAACCGATTGGCGTATGCTTGGCCCGAATGGCCAGGTGGAGCAAGCACAATCCATTGGGTACAACCCCTATTATCAACCCATCGATCAGTTTGATAAAGAGGTGCGCGAGGTGCTGGTTCCGCAGGTAAAGCATCCTGTAAAAAAAATATTTTACTACGGTACCGGCTGTTCGTCCGATAAAAACAGGAAAATGATCCGCACCGCACTGGAGCGCTACTTTCCCGATGCACACATTGAAGTATGGCACGATTTGCTCGCAGCCGCACGGGCTTTATGCGGTGAAGGGCCTGGCATTGCCTGCATTTTAGGTACCGGCTCGAACTCCTGTTATTACGATGGTGTTCGAATTGTAGAGAATGTAACTTCACTGGGCTATGTGTTGGGCGATGAGGGTTCGGGAGCGTGGATGGGCAAACGCATTATTGCCGATTACCTTCGAAAAGATTTACCCGAAAAACTTTGGGATCATTTCAAAAAACGCTTTCCTATGGATAAAGATGAGATTTTAAGCCGGGTGTACAGCCAGGAAATGCCAAGCCGGTTTTTGGGAAGCTTTTCGCATTTCATTTTTCAACACCTTAAAGAGCCCTATTGCTACAAACTGGTGTACGATGGCTTTGGCGAGTTTATGGAAAATAATGTAATGCGTTATGAGAAATACAGCGAATTAAAAGTTCACTTTGTTGGCTCGGTGGCTTTTTACTTCAGCGATGTATTGCGCCAGGTAGCTAACGATAAAGGCATTACCTTGAAAAATATTCTGGAGAGCCCTATAGCCGGACTCGCCCTTTACCATAATAAGGATATCGTGTAA
- a CDS encoding dipeptidase encodes MQSKNLMVAMLLLTAACGTKEKIDYTTLPEEALRKVADSLAHAYIITDGHVDLPFRLKVRNFRLEKEYLGIPLQTDDGDFDYERAKKGGLDAPFMSIYIPSSYQLQPDMGKALADSLIDMVRGIAEAHPDKFGLAGTPAEIDAHFKAGRIALPMGMENGAPIGNEVKNVKYFYDRGIRYITLTHGKDNQICDSSYDTLNTWKGLSPFGEEVVREMNRVGIMVDISHVSDSTFYDVLKITKAPVIASHSSLRYFTPGWQRNMADDMVKALKGNGGVIQINFGSTFLDSAVSKANDENRKKLQAILKEKGLNFRDEAAKPVMEEFRKENPSLYADVKTVANHIDRVVQLAGIDHVGIGSDYDGVGDSLPTGLKDVSQYPNLIYELLRRGYSPEDIEKICYKNVWRVWNKVIEASHN; translated from the coding sequence ATGCAAAGTAAAAATTTAATGGTTGCTATGCTGCTGTTGACAGCAGCCTGTGGCACAAAAGAAAAAATAGATTACACCACCCTGCCCGAAGAGGCTTTGCGTAAAGTGGCTGATTCACTAGCGCATGCCTACATTATTACCGATGGCCACGTGGACCTGCCCTTCCGGTTAAAAGTGCGCAACTTCCGGTTAGAAAAGGAGTATCTCGGAATTCCCTTACAAACCGATGACGGTGATTTCGATTATGAACGTGCAAAAAAAGGTGGATTGGATGCACCGTTCATGTCGATTTATATACCCTCATCGTACCAACTACAACCCGATATGGGCAAGGCATTAGCCGATTCATTGATTGATATGGTGCGCGGTATCGCGGAGGCGCATCCGGATAAATTTGGATTGGCCGGCACCCCTGCCGAAATAGATGCACATTTCAAAGCTGGCCGGATTGCCCTGCCCATGGGCATGGAAAATGGCGCCCCGATTGGCAACGAAGTTAAAAACGTGAAATATTTTTATGATCGCGGCATTCGCTACATAACATTAACGCACGGCAAGGACAACCAGATTTGTGATTCATCATACGACACCCTAAACACCTGGAAGGGCTTGAGCCCATTTGGTGAAGAAGTGGTCCGCGAAATGAACCGCGTGGGCATTATGGTGGATATTTCGCACGTGTCGGACAGTACATTTTACGATGTGTTGAAAATTACCAAGGCACCGGTAATTGCCTCACACTCATCCTTGCGCTACTTCACACCCGGTTGGCAACGCAACATGGCCGATGATATGGTAAAAGCATTAAAGGGCAACGGGGGTGTTATCCAAATCAATTTCGGATCTACCTTCCTCGATTCTGCCGTTTCAAAAGCCAATGATGAAAACCGCAAAAAGCTCCAGGCCATCCTGAAAGAAAAGGGATTGAACTTCCGCGATGAAGCAGCCAAACCGGTAATGGAAGAGTTTCGCAAAGAAAATCCATCGCTTTATGCAGATGTAAAAACCGTAGCCAACCACATTGACCGTGTTGTCCAGTTAGCGGGTATCGACCATGTGGGCATCGGCTCAGACTATGATGGTGTTGGTGACAGCTTACCTACCGGATTGAAAGATGTATCGCAATACCCAAACCTGATTTATGAGTTGCTGCGCAGAGGATATTCACCCGAAGACATTGAAAAAATCTGTTACAAAAACGTGTGGCGGGTTTGGAATAAGGTTATTGAGGCTTCGCACAACTAA
- a CDS encoding RDD family protein encodes MLDYPVASLGDRILAYFIDAFIIIAYFILVFFLLVSAGAGSAAFIIGVLLIPPFLYHLVFEIFMNGQSPGKRQMNIKVVRLDGAPPTIGNYIIRWLLRLIEIDVLSGAIALFTIAANGKGQRLGDIAAGTTVVKLVEQRAVTANEVFTVSEDTYTPVFQQVIQLNDQDIEVIQQALEVNRTTGNSIPVMAVTEKVKNRLGIQTDLPPVKFLYTLVKDYGHITAGK; translated from the coding sequence GTGCTAGACTACCCCGTGGCCAGTTTGGGCGACAGGATACTGGCATACTTTATTGATGCGTTTATAATCATTGCGTACTTTATTCTTGTTTTTTTCTTACTGGTTTCAGCTGGTGCGGGGTCTGCAGCTTTTATAATCGGTGTGTTATTGATACCCCCGTTTTTGTACCATTTGGTTTTCGAGATTTTTATGAACGGGCAAAGTCCGGGCAAGCGGCAAATGAATATTAAGGTTGTGCGACTGGATGGCGCACCGCCTACTATTGGTAATTACATTATCCGTTGGTTGCTGCGCCTTATTGAAATTGATGTACTTTCGGGTGCCATAGCCTTGTTCACCATAGCAGCAAACGGTAAAGGGCAACGGCTTGGCGATATTGCTGCAGGCACAACTGTGGTTAAACTGGTTGAGCAACGTGCAGTTACGGCAAACGAAGTGTTCACCGTTTCAGAAGATACATACACACCGGTTTTTCAGCAGGTAATTCAACTGAATGATCAGGATATTGAAGTCATCCAACAGGCCCTGGAGGTTAATCGTACCACGGGCAATTCCATTCCGGTAATGGCGGTTACCGAAAAAGTAAAAAACAGGTTGGGCATTCAAACTGATCTACCGCCTGTTAAGTTTTTATATACCCTTGTTAAGGACTACGGGCATATAACGGCCGGTAAATAA
- a CDS encoding stage II sporulation protein M produces MREAAFVKRNQQRWQEIEQTLTAKGRPHPDRLAEIFIQLTDDLSFARTQYPQSRVTQYLNNLASKIHLEIYKNKKEEKNRFVTFWKHELPLVLYESRKPLLYAFLIFTVAILIGGISAYHDETFARLILGDAYVNMTLENIEKGNPTAVFSGSSEGDMFFSITFNNIKVSFYAFVAGLLFSVGTGFLLFSNGVMVGVIYSFFLKKGVAAQAFSVIMLHGTIELSVIVVAGAAGLVMGNGFLFPGTYSRLASFRQGVLKGVKIVMGLVPFFIMAGFIESFITRYAFMHWGLKTLIIGLSAWLIVYYFVVYPYKLAHHGKHLHPH; encoded by the coding sequence GTGAGAGAAGCCGCTTTTGTAAAACGTAACCAGCAACGCTGGCAGGAAATTGAACAAACACTGACAGCAAAGGGTCGTCCGCACCCGGACCGGCTGGCAGAGATTTTTATCCAGCTTACAGACGACCTCTCCTTTGCGCGTACGCAATACCCGCAAAGCCGGGTAACACAATACCTGAACAACCTGGCCTCAAAAATCCACTTGGAGATTTACAAGAATAAAAAGGAAGAGAAGAACCGTTTTGTAACATTTTGGAAACACGAGCTTCCATTGGTACTTTACGAATCGCGCAAGCCTTTGCTCTACGCCTTCCTGATCTTTACTGTGGCCATACTCATTGGTGGTATATCGGCTTACCATGATGAAACTTTTGCACGCCTGATTTTGGGTGATGCTTACGTAAACATGACACTTGAAAATATCGAAAAAGGAAACCCGACAGCAGTATTCAGCGGAAGTTCAGAGGGCGATATGTTCTTTTCCATAACCTTCAACAACATCAAGGTTTCCTTTTATGCTTTCGTGGCGGGCCTGCTTTTTTCTGTGGGTACAGGTTTCCTACTTTTTTCAAATGGTGTGATGGTGGGCGTTATCTACTCGTTCTTTCTGAAAAAAGGTGTAGCCGCCCAGGCTTTCTCGGTAATCATGCTTCATGGCACGATTGAACTTTCGGTGATCGTTGTTGCCGGGGCAGCCGGCCTGGTCATGGGCAACGGCTTTTTGTTCCCGGGTACATATTCGCGGTTAGCTTCATTTAGGCAAGGGGTGTTGAAAGGTGTAAAAATTGTGATGGGCCTTGTTCCCTTTTTTATCATGGCCGGTTTTATCGAGTCCTTTATTACCCGCTATGCGTTTATGCATTGGGGTTTAAAAACCCTGATCATCGGCTTGTCGGCATGGCTTATCGTTTATTACTTTGTTGTTTATCCCTACAAATTGGCCCATCATGGAAAGCACCTTCACCCCCATTGA
- a CDS encoding cytochrome b5, with the protein MPVYTRAQLALRNGQDKPQVWVAYKGIVYEVTTSRLWKNGKHYEHWAGQDLTDELKEAPHTDKVFDKFKPIGRLV; encoded by the coding sequence TTGCCTGTGTATACCCGAGCTCAACTGGCGCTTCGAAACGGTCAGGACAAACCACAAGTATGGGTTGCCTATAAGGGCATCGTCTATGAAGTAACCACTTCGCGTTTGTGGAAAAACGGCAAACATTACGAGCATTGGGCCGGACAGGATTTAACTGATGAATTAAAAGAGGCGCCTCATACCGATAAGGTGTTTGATAAGTTTAAGCCGATCGGCAGGCTGGTTTGA
- a CDS encoding SprT-like domain-containing protein, protein MNETQVLSILERHIPEQAIDYCVLLWKEKPFRLHTTKSRQTKIGDFTCKRGGAARITVNEDLNPYLFLVTYIHEVAHHYVHHQVGNRVEPHGRLWQQTFANLLQPVLSPEVFPERILHLLSRHMRQPMASTFADVALTKAFRDYDHNAHTHIVLSSLAEGSIFQLNGRTFKKGKLRRTRFLCAEVKSKRQYLVPAEALVNNVQLSLELI, encoded by the coding sequence ATGAACGAAACACAAGTCTTATCCATTCTTGAACGGCACATTCCTGAACAAGCCATTGACTATTGTGTGCTGTTATGGAAAGAAAAACCTTTTCGGCTGCACACCACCAAAAGCCGGCAAACTAAAATCGGGGATTTTACCTGCAAGCGCGGTGGGGCTGCACGCATTACCGTTAACGAAGACCTTAACCCATATCTGTTTTTAGTTACCTATATCCATGAGGTAGCCCATCATTATGTGCATCATCAGGTTGGGAACCGTGTTGAGCCGCACGGAAGGTTATGGCAGCAAACTTTTGCCAACCTGTTACAACCCGTGCTTTCGCCTGAAGTTTTTCCTGAAAGAATCCTTCACTTACTAAGTCGGCATATGCGGCAGCCCATGGCCAGCACCTTTGCTGATGTTGCATTAACCAAAGCTTTTCGGGACTACGATCACAATGCGCATACCCACATTGTGCTTTCATCGCTTGCTGAAGGAAGTATTTTTCAATTGAATGGCCGAACATTCAAAAAAGGGAAACTCAGGCGCACACGTTTTCTTTGTGCCGAAGTTAAATCAAAGCGTCAATACCTCGTTCCGGCCGAAGCGCTGGTAAACAATGTGCAGTTAAGCCTTGAGTTGATTTAA
- the nagB gene encoding glucosamine-6-phosphate deaminase, which produces MHSSPEKIPVKIFKSSEEASLYVAREIAALIRLRQKQNKPCVLGLATGSSPTRVYAELVRLHQHEGLSFSNVHTFNLDEYYPMEPDSLQSYVRFMKEYLFDYIDIPKKNIHIPDGTVPKSKIVDFCRTYDKLIEQMGGIDLQILGVGRTGHIGFNEPGSSEKSGTRLITLDHVTRMDAASDFFGEENVPRNALTMGVGTILKSRRIIMMAWGEGKAAVVQRAVEGPVSDQLPASFLQLHSDTEVVLDEASSAELTKIKTPWLLDAQQAWNQKKIRKAVVWLCQKLKKPVLKLTNADYNEHGMGDIVTAFGSAYKVNIKVFNELQHTITGWPGGKPRADDSNRPERAKPFPKRVIIFSPHPDDDVISMGGTFIRLVDQGHDVHVAYQTSGNIAVFDDDVVRFADFANDFSEQFGFTKSKSEQLYKKVRMSLNKKRPGQVDSPEVMLIKALIRRGEAKAACRYVGIPETNVHFLDMPFYETGLVKKKPLSDKDITIITNLIDNVKPHQIYAAGDLSDPHGTHRVCLSAIFQAIDRLKKKAWMKNCYVWLYRGAWQEWDIDQIEMAVPLSPEELLRKRRAIFKHQSQKDSALFPGTDAREFWVRAEERNRATANAYDQLGLAEYEAIEAFVRYKF; this is translated from the coding sequence ATGCACTCATCCCCTGAAAAAATCCCGGTTAAAATTTTCAAATCATCAGAAGAAGCCTCCCTTTACGTGGCCAGGGAAATAGCAGCCCTTATCAGGCTACGGCAAAAGCAAAATAAACCCTGTGTACTTGGCCTCGCCACAGGCTCTTCACCCACACGGGTATATGCCGAACTTGTGCGGTTGCACCAGCACGAGGGATTAAGTTTCAGCAATGTGCATACATTCAACCTGGATGAATACTATCCTATGGAACCGGATTCGCTGCAAAGCTATGTTCGGTTTATGAAGGAATATTTATTCGATTACATCGACATACCCAAAAAGAATATCCACATTCCGGATGGCACTGTTCCTAAAAGCAAAATTGTTGATTTCTGCCGCACGTACGATAAATTGATTGAGCAAATGGGCGGAATTGATTTGCAGATTTTGGGTGTTGGCCGTACCGGGCACATTGGCTTTAACGAGCCGGGCTCCAGCGAAAAATCAGGCACGCGGTTGATAACCCTCGATCATGTTACACGCATGGATGCGGCCAGTGATTTTTTTGGAGAGGAGAATGTTCCGCGCAACGCACTTACTATGGGTGTGGGAACAATCCTGAAATCAAGGCGGATAATTATGATGGCATGGGGCGAGGGGAAGGCAGCAGTTGTACAACGTGCCGTGGAAGGCCCTGTATCGGATCAACTTCCTGCCTCTTTTCTGCAACTCCATTCCGATACCGAGGTTGTGTTGGACGAAGCCTCATCGGCAGAGCTTACAAAAATCAAAACTCCCTGGTTGTTGGATGCACAGCAGGCTTGGAATCAAAAGAAAATCCGTAAAGCAGTAGTTTGGCTGTGCCAGAAATTAAAGAAGCCGGTTCTTAAACTTACCAATGCCGATTACAATGAACACGGTATGGGCGATATTGTAACAGCGTTTGGCTCTGCATACAAAGTCAATATTAAAGTATTCAATGAACTTCAGCACACCATAACCGGTTGGCCAGGTGGCAAACCGCGGGCGGATGATTCCAATCGCCCCGAACGGGCAAAGCCATTCCCTAAGCGTGTAATTATTTTCTCTCCCCATCCCGATGATGACGTGATTTCAATGGGTGGAACTTTTATCCGGCTGGTCGACCAAGGCCATGATGTGCATGTGGCATACCAGACTTCGGGAAACATTGCCGTATTTGATGATGATGTTGTTCGTTTTGCTGATTTTGCCAACGACTTTAGCGAACAGTTTGGTTTTACGAAATCAAAAAGTGAACAGCTCTATAAGAAGGTTCGCATGTCGTTAAACAAAAAGCGACCCGGCCAGGTGGACAGCCCTGAAGTAATGCTGATCAAAGCCTTGATCAGACGAGGTGAGGCCAAAGCAGCATGTCGGTACGTTGGCATACCCGAGACGAATGTTCATTTTTTAGATATGCCGTTTTACGAAACGGGCCTGGTAAAGAAAAAACCACTGAGTGATAAAGATATTACCATCATCACCAACCTGATTGACAACGTAAAGCCCCACCAGATTTACGCTGCTGGCGATCTTTCCGACCCGCACGGCACACACCGCGTTTGCCTCTCGGCTATTTTTCAGGCTATTGATCGGTTAAAGAAAAAAGCCTGGATGAAGAATTGTTACGTGTGGCTTTACCGTGGTGCATGGCAAGAATGGGATATTGACCAGATTGAAATGGCCGTACCCTTAAGCCCGGAGGAACTGTTGCGAAAGCGAAGGGCCATCTTTAAACATCAATCGCAAAAAGACAGTGCCTTGTTTCCGGGAACCGATGCACGCGAGTTTTGGGTGCGGGCCGAAGAGCGCAACCGCGCAACCGCCAACGCTTACGATCAACTTGGCTTGGCCGAATATGAAGCCATTGAAGCCTTTGTACGGTACAAATTCTGA
- the murQ gene encoding N-acetylmuramic acid 6-phosphate etherase — MSTTESSSHYQHLEQMSTRGLLVNINREDKTVPDAIEKVIPQIEKLVEVITEKMKTGGRLFYIGAGTSGRLGIVDASEIPPTYGMPHGKVIGIIAGGDQAIRKAVEHAEDDRQQAWKDLQQFNISNADVLIGIAASGKTPYVIGGLKDARMHGIVTACITCNESTEVSRHADYPIEVIVGPEFVTGSTRMKAGTAQKLVLNMISTATMIKLGRVKGNKMIDMQLTNNKLIDRGTRMIMEELGVDQQKAEALLKEFGNVRRVIDGYTGHA; from the coding sequence ATGTCAACCACCGAATCATCATCCCACTATCAACATCTTGAACAGATGAGCACGCGCGGGTTGTTGGTGAACATCAATCGTGAAGATAAAACTGTTCCTGATGCCATTGAAAAAGTAATTCCACAAATTGAAAAGCTGGTGGAGGTGATTACTGAAAAAATGAAAACCGGTGGACGGTTGTTTTACATCGGTGCAGGAACCAGCGGAAGACTGGGCATTGTTGACGCCAGCGAAATACCACCCACCTATGGCATGCCGCATGGAAAGGTGATTGGGATTATTGCCGGGGGCGATCAGGCTATACGCAAAGCCGTTGAACATGCCGAAGATGATCGGCAACAGGCGTGGAAGGATTTGCAGCAATTTAACATCTCAAATGCGGATGTATTGATTGGCATTGCGGCATCCGGCAAAACACCTTATGTAATCGGTGGACTTAAGGATGCCCGAATGCACGGTATTGTAACGGCCTGTATAACCTGCAACGAAAGTACTGAGGTGTCCCGGCATGCTGATTACCCGATAGAAGTAATTGTTGGGCCTGAGTTTGTAACCGGGAGCACACGCATGAAAGCCGGTACTGCACAGAAACTTGTGCTTAACATGATTTCCACCGCTACCATGATAAAACTTGGGCGTGTAAAAGGAAATAAAATGATTGACATGCAACTTACCAACAACAAGTTAATTGATCGGGGCACACGCATGATCATGGAAGAGTTGGGGGTTGACCAGCAAAAGGCCGAAGCCTTACTGAAAGAATTTGGAAATGTGCGCAGGGTAATAGATGGCTACACCGGTCATGCATGA
- the era gene encoding GTPase Era → MSSSSFKSGFVSIVGKPNVGKSTLMNRLVGEQLSITTPKAQTTRHRIMGILNGDDYQIVYSDTPGILEPKYALHEAMMNFVKVSLEDADLILLVVALEDKYEPELFDRFKRIQTPTLLIINKIDLAKGSQVVDKSTYWKENLPNLAGILPVSATSGENIGQLMDTIIQTMPVHPPYFPQDELSDKTERFFAGEIIREKIFLNLEQEVPYSTEVSITEFSETEEIIRMRAEIYVERDSQKGILIGKGGSMLKKLGMESRQAMEAFFNKKVFLETHVKVADNWRKQKDKLRRFGYLDN, encoded by the coding sequence ATGTCATCCAGTTCATTCAAATCCGGTTTTGTAAGCATTGTAGGCAAGCCTAATGTGGGCAAATCCACACTAATGAACAGGCTGGTAGGCGAGCAGCTTTCTATTACCACACCAAAAGCACAAACCACCCGCCATCGGATCATGGGAATTTTAAATGGTGATGATTACCAGATTGTATATTCGGATACACCCGGCATACTGGAGCCCAAATATGCACTGCACGAAGCCATGATGAATTTTGTAAAGGTCTCGTTAGAGGATGCCGACCTGATATTATTGGTTGTAGCGCTGGAAGATAAATATGAACCGGAATTGTTCGATCGCTTTAAGCGAATACAAACACCAACCTTGTTAATCATTAACAAAATCGACCTGGCTAAGGGCTCGCAGGTAGTGGATAAATCTACCTACTGGAAAGAAAATTTGCCCAACCTTGCAGGCATCCTTCCAGTTTCGGCAACTTCAGGCGAAAACATCGGACAATTGATGGATACCATCATCCAAACCATGCCGGTACACCCGCCCTATTTCCCTCAAGATGAACTTTCGGACAAAACAGAACGCTTCTTTGCAGGCGAAATCATCCGCGAAAAAATTTTCCTGAACCTGGAGCAGGAAGTGCCCTACAGCACAGAAGTTTCCATAACCGAGTTTTCAGAAACAGAAGAGATTATTCGCATGCGGGCTGAAATATATGTGGAACGTGATTCGCAGAAAGGAATCCTTATCGGCAAAGGTGGAAGCATGTTGAAAAAACTGGGAATGGAATCCCGCCAGGCTATGGAGGCGTTTTTTAATAAAAAAGTATTTTTGGAAACACATGTTAAAGTGGCTGATAACTGGAGAAAACAAAAAGATAAATTAAGGAGGTTTGGATACCTGGATAATTAG